In the Syntrophus gentianae genome, TGGGTTCCAGGGCCATGTAGGTCAACTCAAACCGGACCTGGTCATTGCCTTTTCCCGTTGCCCCGTGACACACGGCATCGGCCCCCTCCGCCCGGGCAATTTCCACCTGACGCTTGGCAATCAGCGGCCTGGCCAGGGAGGTCCCGAGCAGATAGGTTCCCTCGTAGATGGCATTGGCCCGCAGCGCCGGGAAGACAAAATCCCGGGCAAATTCTTCACGGAGATCGTCAATATAGATTTTACTCGCCCCGGTTTGAATGGCCTTTTCCCGAAGCCCTTCCAGCTCTTCCTTCTGACCGACATCCGCGGCAAAGGCGATGACTTCGCAGCCATACGTTTCGATCAACCATTGGACGATGACGGAGGTATCCAACCCGCCTGAATAGGCCAGGACGACTTTTTTAATTTTAGTATTCACTGTATTTCTCCTTTCCCTGAAGCAAAATTTCCAATATCGCTTTTTGAACATGCAGCCGGTTTTCGGCCTGATCGACAACGACCGACTGGGTGCCGTCAAGAACTTCCGCGGTGATCTCTTCCCCCCGGTGGGCGGGAAGGCAATGCATCACGAGGGCTTTTTCCCTTGCCGAAGCAAGCAGGTTCCTGTCGATCTGATAAGGCTGGAACACCTTGGCCCGTTCCTCCTGTTCCTCCTCCTGCCCCATACTGGCCCAAACATCGGTATAGACCACGTCGGCATTTCTCACGGCCTCGAACGGATCCCGGTGCAGGACGACTCCTTCGCGCGCTTCCCTTACGCCCCTGGCGAGAATAGCGGCATCGGGGTCATAGCCTTCGGGACAGGCAAGGGCCAGATGAAAAGGAAGCCGAGCGGCTGCGTTGATCCATGAATTGGCTATGTTGTTTCCATCGCCGACATAGGCGATTTTCAGCCCCTGATACGTTCCTTTCTTCTCTATGATGGTGAAAAGATCACTCAGAATCTGACAGGGATGGAGAAGGTCCGTAAGTCCATTAATCACGGGGATAGCGGCAAAAGCGGCCAGTTCTTCAACGACCTGCTGGGAGAAGGTCCGAATCATGATTCCATCAATATAACGGGACAGGATCTGTGCGGTGTCGCTGACCGATTCGCCCCGCCCGAGCTGTATATCGCGCCGGTTTAAAAAGAGGGCCAGACCGCCGAGTTGATACATGCCGACTTCAAAGGAAACCCTCGTTCGCGTGGACGACTTGTCAAAAATCATCCCCAGGGTTTTCCCTTGGAGAGGGGTATAAACCTTCCGTTCCCTGTGCAATTCCTTAAGGCGGCCGGCATTTTCAAAAATTGCCTGAAAATCCTCATATTCCAGTTCATAAACGCTTAAAAGATCCTTGTTCATTGCTCTCCCATCGCCTTGCCCAGAATTTCGACCGCCCGGTCAATGTCGGATTTCGAAAGAATCAACGGGGGAACGAAGCGCAGCACATTTTCGTTCGTGCAATTGATCAGCAACCCCTTTTCCATGCAGGAACGGACAATATCGCTCCCCTGTATCGTCAGTTCCATTCCCTGAATCAATCCCCGTCCACGAATTTCCCTGACGAAAGGATATTTCTCTTTTAATTTTGTCAGGCATTCCTGAAGATAGGCCCCCTGCCGGCGGCAATTTTCCAGCACATCCGTTTTCAGCAGAGTATCGAGCACCGCCAGACCTGCAGCCATGGCCAGGGGATTTCCGCCAAAGGTTGAGGCGTGAGTTCCCGGAACGAAGGCCGAAGCCACCTTCTCTGTCGCCAGGACTGCCCCCATGGGGAACCCGTTGCCAAGGCCCTTGGCCAGGGTCATGATATCCGGCGTCACCGAATCATGCTCATAGGCGAAGAGATGACCGGTCCGTCCCATGCCGACCTGCACCTCGTCGAGAATCATGAGGATGCCCTTCTCATTGCATAAAGAACGGACTTTTCGGAGATAGTCATCATCGGGCACTCGGACTCCCCCTTCCCCCTGAATGGGTTC is a window encoding:
- the argF gene encoding ornithine carbamoyltransferase, translated to MNKDLLSVYELEYEDFQAIFENAGRLKELHRERKVYTPLQGKTLGMIFDKSSTRTRVSFEVGMYQLGGLALFLNRRDIQLGRGESVSDTAQILSRYIDGIMIRTFSQQVVEELAAFAAIPVINGLTDLLHPCQILSDLFTIIEKKGTYQGLKIAYVGDGNNIANSWINAAARLPFHLALACPEGYDPDAAILARGVREAREGVVLHRDPFEAVRNADVVYTDVWASMGQEEEQEERAKVFQPYQIDRNLLASAREKALVMHCLPAHRGEEITAEVLDGTQSVVVDQAENRLHVQKAILEILLQGKEKYSEY
- a CDS encoding acetylornithine transaminase encodes the protein MTTEEMIALSEKTIMGTYRRFPVVMTRGEGVRVWDSNGKEYLDFVAGIAVCILGHCHPAVVEAIKRQAEILMHVSNLYYIEPQISFASQLVEHSFADKVFFCNSGAEANEGAIKLARRYAFEHMAPERRELITMTDSFHGRTLATISATGQKKFQVGFDPLPGGFKYVPFNDITALEGALTERTCGVLLEPIQGEGGVRVPDDDYLRKVRSLCNEKGILMILDEVQVGMGRTGHLFAYEHDSVTPDIMTLAKGLGNGFPMGAVLATEKVASAFVPGTHASTFGGNPLAMAAGLAVLDTLLKTDVLENCRRQGAYLQECLTKLKEKYPFVREIRGRGLIQGMELTIQGSDIVRSCMEKGLLINCTNENVLRFVPPLILSKSDIDRAVEILGKAMGEQ